The region TGGGCATTTTTCTCGGTGTGTTTCCCTTGATGGCGTTGGTTTCCAACGGGGCGATGCTGGGAGTGGTATTGGCCAAAACTGCCCAAAAAACGGGTGCCAATCCATTGTGGTTGTTGATAACAACGATTTTACCGCACGGTACTCTGGAACTGCCCGCCGCGATTGTCGGTGCCGCTTACGGCATGCGTTTGGGAATGATGGTCGCATGGGGTATCTGGGGCTTGGTAATCGGTGGTCAGAAGGAAGTGGCCCAACGTTGGCGACAGTTGTTGGAACGGATACCGATCGTGGTTGTGGGGATTTTACTCTTTTTGTTGGCGGCGGCAGCTGTTGAAAGTACGCTGATTACCATCGTGGCGAAATGAGGTGACTATTGATGAAGGTGAATGTGGAATGGAAGGAAAACATGCATTTTGAATCCCATACTCCGTCCGGTCATACTTTTTCCATCGACGCAGCACCGGAAGTGGGTGGTGAAAACAAAGGGCCTCGTCCGACCGAATTATTGCTTGCGGGTGTGGGAGCGTGCTCGGGTATCGATATCGTGGAGATTTTGCGCAAAATGCGCCTGGATGTGAAAACATTCGATATGGAGGTGTCAGGAGAACGGGCGGAAGACCATCCGAGACGGTTTACCCATGTGCATGTTCATTATCGGTTGACCGGGGATTTGCCTG is a window of Polycladomyces subterraneus DNA encoding:
- a CDS encoding stage II sporulation protein M — translated: MVRLMHALREERRWITAAGLLFLISAILGYVNARSLDEALRTAGVWDRLERAVAVIRADPTFLKALTLIYWNNLKAVLSMMGLGIFLGVFPLMALVSNGAMLGVVLAKTAQKTGANPLWLLITTILPHGTLELPAAIVGAAYGMRLGMMVAWGIWGLVIGGQKEVAQRWRQLLERIPIVVVGILLFLLAAAAVESTLITIVAK
- a CDS encoding OsmC family protein, whose translation is MKVNVEWKENMHFESHTPSGHTFSIDAAPEVGGENKGPRPTELLLAGVGACSGIDIVEILRKMRLDVKTFDMEVSGERAEDHPRRFTHVHVHYRLTGDLPVDKVRRAVELSRDKYCSVAQSLNARITTSFEINGETYE